A single genomic interval of Lathyrus oleraceus cultivar Zhongwan6 chromosome 7, CAAS_Psat_ZW6_1.0, whole genome shotgun sequence harbors:
- the LOC127105873 gene encoding isoflavone 2'-hydroxylase, with translation MNTLSLLSYTLFYLVLFYTFKLLFKSRKFKNLPPGPLSLPIIGNLHHLKRPLHHTFKGLSKKYGDVISLWFGSRLVVVVSSPSLVQECFTKNDVVLANRPRFLSGKYIFYNYTTLGSTSYGEHWRNLRRITSIDVLSNHRINSSSEIRRDETRRLVKKLADDSSKGFVEVELRSRFFDMTFNNIMRMISGKRYYGDDCDITDMEEAKEFRAMVTDLLQLSGANNKNDFLPILRLIDFENLEKRLKKISSKTDTFLRGLIQEQRNKGQHTNTMIDHLLSLQESQPEYYTDQIIKGLALGMLLAGTDSSAVTLEWALSCVLTYPEVLEKARQELETHVGQDRLLDESDLPKLPYLKNIIYETLRLYTPAPLSLPHSSSDNCIIGGYNVPGDTIVLINAWAIHRDPETWSEATTFKPERFEKEGELEKLIAFGMGRRACPGEVLALRAISLTLGLLIQCLEWKKVGDKEIDMSEESGFTLSRSVPLRAVCKARPVIKNLEK, from the exons ATGAACACCCTTTCACTCCTTTCCTACACCCTCTTTTATCTTGTTCTATTTTACACTTTCAAACTTCTCTTCAAATCAAGAAAATTCAAAAACCTCCCACCAGGTCCACTTTCTCTTCCCATAATTGGCAACCTCCACCACCTTAAACGTCCCCTCCACCACACCTTCAAAGGATTATCCAAAAAATACGGTGATGTCATTTCTCTTTGGTTCGGTTCTCGTCTCGTTGTTGTTGTCTCTTCACCTTCTTTAGTCCAAGAATGTTTTACAAAAAACGATGTTGTCCTAGCAAATAGACCTCGTTTTCTCTCCGGTAAATACATCTTCTACAACTATACCACCTTAGGATCCACATCCTATGGCGAACACTGGCGAAACCTTCGTCGCATCACTTCGATCGATGTTCTCTCAAACCACCGTATCAATAGCTCCTCCGAAATCCGTAGGGATGAGACTCGGAGACTTGTAAAAAAGTTAGCCGATGATTCGTCCAAGGGTTTCGTCGAAGTTGAACTCAGGTCTAGATTCTTCGACATGACTTTCAATAACATAATGAGAATGATTTCAGGGAAAAGATACTACGGAGATGATTGTGACATAACGGATATGGAAGAAGCCAAGGAATTTAGAGCCATGGTGACGGATTTGTTGCAGCTGTCTGGTGCTAATAACAAGAATGATTTCTTGCCAATACTTAGGTTGATTGACTTTGAAAACTTGGAGAAGAGGTTAAAGAAGATTAGCAGCAAAACAGATACGTTCTTGAGAGGACTGATTCAAGAACAACGCAACAAAGGGCAACATACGAATACTATGATAGATCATCTTTTAAGTCTGCAAGAATCACAACCTGAGTACTATACTGATCAAATCATCAAAGGTCTTGCTCTG GGTATGCTTCTTGCTGGAACAGACTCATCAGCTGTAACCTTAGAGTGGGCATTATCTTGTGTATTGACCTATCCAGAAGTGCTAGAGAAGGCAAGACAAGAACTGGAAACTCACGTAGGTCAAGACCGTTTATTGGATGAATCCGACCTTCCAAAACTCCCTTACCTTAAAAACATAATCTACGAGACACTTAGGTTGTACACTCCTGCTCCATTATCACTACCACACTCATCTTCCGACAACTGTATTATTGGAGGATACAACGTACCAGGAGACACCATAGTATTGATCAATGCTTGGGCCATTCATAGAGACCCTGAAACATGGAGTGAGGCAACAACCTTCAAGCCTGAGAGGTTTGAGAAAGAAGGAGAGTTGGAGAAGTTGATTGCGTTTGGGATGGGTAGAAGGGCTTGTCCAGGTGAAGTGTTGGCTCTGCGTGCAATAAGCCTAACTTTGGGTTTATTGATTCAGTGCTTAGAATGGAAAAAAGTGGGTGACAAAGAGATTGATATGAGTGAAGAAAGTGGATTCACTTTGTCTCGATCGGTTCCATTAAGGGCTGTGTGTAAAGCTCGTCCAGTTATCAAGAATCTTGAGAAGTAG